The following is a genomic window from Flavobacterium sp..
CTAACATTAGAAGTTACTTCAACAAATGCAACGGAACGTTTGGTACACAAGGTTCGGTTGAATTTATGTTTGATCATACGTGTAATTTTAGAATTCCAGCAGAAGGACAAGATGTGGAAGAATTAGAATTAGAAATGATTGATTTTGGTGTAGAAGAAATTTTTGCTGACGAAGACGGTATTTTGATGTATGCTCCTTTTGAAAGCTTTGGAACCATCCAAAAAGAATTAGAAACCCGTGGTTTAGAAATCTTATCTTCTGGATTTGAAAGAATACCACAAATAACAAAAGAGTTAACAGCAGACCAAGTGGCTGATGTTGAAAAACTATTAGAAAAAATTGAAGAAGACGATGACGTAATGAACGTGTATCATACGATGCAAGAAAGCGCTGAGTAATTCTTTTTTAACTTATATAGTAAATCCTCACAAAGAACTTGTGAGGATTTTTTTAAAATCAAAATAATGCAAAAAGGTATTGTTGTTGTTGCCTTCAATTAAATGGTGGCTTCGAGAACCTCAGCCCCCATCAAAAACCACTCTTATTACAATTTTTATTAGAACTAATTTAGACCGTTGCCTTCGAGTGCCTTGTTGTTGCCTTCGAGTGCCTTGTTGTTGCCTTTTCGAGTGCCTTGTTGTTGCCTTCGAGAGCCTCAGGCAACAACAGGAAGCGGTGGCTGACTTTTCTAAACGGTGGCTGAGGCTCTCGAAGCCACTATTTCTCCAAATCCCTATATGCTTTTGCTAGTTCAGTTTTAAACCATATAAGTCATAGAAGGAAAATGAAGTATATTATTCCGCACAATAAAGCTCATAAAAGAGCAGCTTAACAGCATGACAAACTATGTGTGTGGTTTATGTGAACTATGAAAAGTGGAACATCTGAAACTTTGGACTCTGAGTGTCTCTCTCAACATAATCTACTTCAAAAAAGCGCTGTGTAGCTATGTGTAAAAACCATGTGTCTATTGTGTTTAAAAAAAGCCATAAAAAAAACCGATTCATTTCTGAACCGGTTTTAGGTTGCGGTGTATTCATCAATTGTAATAAATTATTTTTTTAACTGTTTTATTAAGGAAGATTAATTACTGAAACTATTGCATAGATTAAAACTATAAGCATGACAATGATTACAGTAGCAACACCAATTAGTTCCATACCAACACTTTTATTTATTGTTTCTGGACTATTTGTTTTGGCATTGAATAACTGTTGAGGAATTTCTTTTTTTACAGGTTCATCTTCCACTTGAACTTGCGTTGGCTGCTCTATTAATGCTGTATTTTATTTCTTAATAATTTTTTTTACGAATGTTTTACCCATTGAATCATGTAAAATCAGTGTATAAATTCCTTCACTTAAATTTGAAACATTAATCAACGAAGTTTCTTTTTCTGACAACATCAATTGCCCTAAATAATTATAAATTTCAATAGTTTTAATTGAAACATCATGAGCAATATTCAAAATTCCATTTGTAGGATTTGGATAAACGCTCAATTTATTGGACTCAAAATCAGCTACTGATAAAGTTGAAACAAATGTAGTAGCAACCTGATTTGTTATAATTGGAGGATTAGAATCAAAATAAATTGATGCAGTACCTAATACCGTATCGTTTTCAACAACACTTGATTTTGGTTTTACTTTAAAAGCTACATACCCTTTAGAAGCTTCTTCATTAGTACTAACCGCTGGAAGATAAATAGCATCAAAAATAAAATTCATTAAACTGCCGTTTGATATTTCAACACGATTGGCATGACTCGAACCTTCAAGTTCTATTGTTTCCCAGTCCAGTTTATCGTCAAGTAAAGTGGTTATTAATACTCTTTCGGCAAAATAGTTGCCTGTATTTTGAAATCTAATAATATAATGTAAATACTTATCACTATTATCTATTGCTACTTGTGCACCTTCTAAGACTAACATATCGTTAGGATCATAAGAACCCACAACCTGTTGATTATATAGAATGCTATTATTTTCTGGAGTAATATCATTTGATAGATTATTTTCTAAAGCAAAAGCTATTGTTTCACCAATAGTTACTGTAGGAATGGTATTGACTAAAAAGGTAACCGTAGCTTGAAATGTTTGAAACGGTTGCAAATTAGCTATTTCAAATACCATTGAGTTTAGCGTTTGAGAAATTGGTAAAGGTAAAGCGTTAGCGAAATTAACTTTTTGATTGTTATACTGTAAACCAATAGTTGTGTTTATTAGATTAGTACCTTTGTTTTTGGCTACAATACGATACTTAGCATTAAATCCAGGTCTTGCATCGCCTAATGGATAAAAACTAATTTCTAAGTCATTAAAAAATTGTGTAGGAACCAAACAAAAATTAACAATAGATTCACCAGTATTACTACTAAAAAGACTAGTTTCTGAACTCGGATTAGAGTTAAAATACGGTAAATCGTGGGTAACAGAAGTTGAATAACTACCCGCTTCAACTTTAAAAGAAAAGTTACCAGTTGGAGTCGTAAAAACTGAAATACTTTCGTTAGAATTTGAATCAGTAGTGGTTACTAATACTTGTTGAGCAGCAACGTTACCATTGGTGCATCCATTTAATAAAACATCTAAACTTACATTTCCTTTGATTTGGTTGAAATTAAGTCCTAAATTTTTATACCATGCTACCTCTGAGTTTGTATTATTATCAGTAAAAGCAAAGTCAATATTACCATCAGCATTAATATCTTCTAAAAAATTTGGAGTTGTAACAAGAACTGTAGAATTAAATATGGAACGATATGTAAAAGCGTTATTTCCTATATTTTCATACCATCCAAAAACAGTGTTACCTGTATTAATTTGCGCAAGTATATCTAAATCACCATCATTATCTAAATCAACCAACTTCAATAAATTAAAATCTGCTCCAAGAATAGTCATGTTTTCTGGAGTACCTAAAGTACCATCACTGTTAATGGTTACTGTTTTTAAATATCTTACCCCAATTTGAGTTCTGTAATTATAAACTAAATCATTTAACCCATCTTCGTTCCAATCTGCAATATCAAAATTTTTAGAAGAAACTAGGGTAAGATTGGTTGGATGTAGCGTGGCATAATTGCCTTGTCCATTTGTATTTTCAATCCAATATAAACCCGCTGCATTTTGAGGAGTTGACGTTGAGAGATAAATCATAAAATCTAAATCGCCATCGTTATCCATATCTATTGACTTAATACTTTTAAATGTATTGGTTGGGTAACTAAAAATGTTTGGAGCATCAAAACCATTTCCATTATTTTTAAAAACTTTCAAATCTGATGTAGTTATGGTGCTATTGGTATAGCTATAATATGCAATAAGATCTTTATCGCCATCATTGTCAACATCTTCAGCAATTAGTGTATGCACATTTGAAGTAAATAATGTTTGTTCATTTGAAAAATTCCCTTGTCCATTATTAGTAAGCCATACAATTTTTTCATTTGTAGAACTGCATACTATATCTTTATGTCCGTCATTGTTAGCATCTATCAAGATGACAGAAGTAAAACTTGGTAAACTAGTTGTAATGATATTTGGCAAATCAGAATAATTTCCCACACCGTTATTTTTACGCCAAACTAGTTTTCCAGTATTTCTTGAAGCTAGCACTATATCTTTAGTTCCGTTTCCATCAATATCACCTATATCCCCTAAAAAAGGAAGATTTACATTGTCGTCTATTGCAAATTCTGTAAATGAGGTTGCATTTCCATTGTTATTAGAAAACCACTTTATTATATTATTGGTATCATCAGGAGCCATGATATCCAACTTAGTATCACTATTTATATCAGCAATCAAAACATCTCGGTTTTGTAATACACTATTAGAAATTAGTTGTTGTGTTCCAAAAGTACTACTACCTAAATTTTTATACCAAGTAAGACTATTTGTAAAAGAATTATGTATAATGATATCCACTTTTCCATTATTATCTAAATCTCTAAGTCTTAGTTTAAAATAATCGTTACTAGCAGAACCATTATCAGGTGGAATGTTTAACAATACTTGTGAATTTGAAAAAACATTGTTGTCATTTCTAAACCATTTAATACTTCGAGCTGCTCCATTTTGATATATATTCACAATATCATTATCGCCGTCACCATCAATATCACCACCCATAATATTTCCCATGTTCAACATTCCAGAACTCATGTTGTTACTTGTAGAACCCATATTTTCCGTAAAAGTGGAGGGAAAAGTATTATTTGAATTTTGTTGATAATAAACTACTGCACTTGGGCTTTCATATACAATATCTGGCAATGCATCTCCATTAATGTCAATCGCAGTAAAACGTAGCATAGACGACGATCCCGCTATGGATATGGGAGAAGTAAAAGTACCATTACCATTATTTTTTAATAGTTCAATTGTATATGATGGTGAAGAAGTAACTCTGCACTGAATGATATCAAAGTCGCCATCATTATCCATATCTAGTACTTGCAAACCAATTGTTGAATAGGTTGTGGTACTAATCGTAATTGGAGTACCAAAAGTTCCATTACCATCAAGGTTTTTTACCCAATAGGTCAAAGTGCTTACATAAACAATATCATTATAACCATCTTCATCAATATCGGCAATAAAGATATTTGAAACACCATAGCTTCCCGAGGTATTAACTACTGAATTTGAACTTCCAAAAGTACCATTTCCGTCTATATTTTTAAACCAGCATATTCCTGCATAAGCATCTCCCGACACAATATCAGACAAACCATCACCATTTATATCACCTCTTGCAAGCGTTTGTGGACTTGATGACCCTACATTATTTTGAAGTATATTTTTTTGCCAATCCATTACTGATTGTGTGAAGGCAGATGTTGATATTAGAATACAAAATAAAAAAAGAAGTAGAAGATTACGTAATTTCATAAGAAAAGAGTTTTATAGTAAAAGATTGCAAATTTAATTTAATTATTAATCAAGTTACAAAAATGTTGTTTTTTAATTTGAGTTGTATTTATATTTGCTAAAGCTCTTTTTTCAGCTTTTGGAACTGAAAAAACGTTTCATAACTATTAAAATAAAAATAATTAAAACAGTTGAAAAGATATAAATTGGGTTTATTCCATATTATTAAATTATTATTATTCTTTTGCAGAATTGATAAAGCTCTAAAAATTGTATCAAGAATGGAATTTACAAGCTAAAAACAGCTTAAAAGGCTTGTATTCTTTAGTAAATTGATTTTAAATTGATTGTGGGCTAGAAGTGGACTAGGACAAGAAATAAAAAACCCTAACTAATTGATAGTCAATCGTTAAGGTTTTAAATTTGCGGAGAAAGAGGGATTCGAACCCCCGGACCTGTTACAGTCAACAGTTTTCAAGACTGCCGCATTCGACCACTCTGCCATTTCTCCAAAAAGTCATGCACTACTTCCGTATTGCGAGTGCAAATATAGAATGATTTTTTATTTCTGCAAACGTTTTCAAAAGAAAAAAGTAAAAAAAATACACTTTCCTCTTCACCCCAATCCCAACCATTTGAATGTCAGTAAATAAATAGAACTATTTTTTTAAGAAAAAAATCAAGAATATGAGCAAATTCAAATTCAAAGTCTTCATTTATTCCGTTTTTTTTATCTAAAGTAGTTGAAGAGATACTTAACAGAATAACAAACGACTCCTTTAACCTAATGTGCTCTATAAAAAGTGCATCGCCTCTATGTAGCTCTCTCAAGACAATCTACTTCCAAAAAAAATCGGTGCAGCTCTATGTAATAAACTATGATTCTATGTGTTTTAATTTCAAATTTCAACATTCAAAACAAGTTCGAAACTTCGAAATCTACTCAATTCTTTATAAAAATACTTCCATACTATTTTTAAAACATATAAGCCATATAAGCAAAAAGTATAACGATACGTAGAATAAAGTTCATAAAAGAGTTCTTACTACACCTTTAACATAATGTGCTCTATAAAAAGTGCAACGCCTCTGTGTAGCTCAAGGTAAAAAACGATGTGCCTAGGTATTTTAAAAAAAAATCAGCCCTCATCTGCGCTCCACCTAAGCGGACCCGTGTCATCCGCATACTAAAAATTCAATATCTTTGTAAAAAAACAATGCAATCAAAACTATTTTGCCTAGAAAGCGTTCCCGATGTCACTTCCCAAACAAACAGCATCATCCTACCCTCTTTAGAAAAACTAGCGTTGCGATACAACGTCACCAATGTTTACAATACCTGCGACAGCATAGAAGGATTAGAAGAAATCCTATCCACCCTACTCTACGAAGACCGAAACTTCAATGATTACGAAATCATTTACTTCGTATTCCAAGGAAGCGGCAACAACATCATCATCGATAATTATTTGTATAGCCTAGAAGAAATAGCCGAGTTTTTTGAAGGCAAACTAACAGGGAAACTTATACATTTTGCCAATACTATGCAATTGGAAATAAACCAAGAAACAGCACAATACTTCCTAGATGTAACAGGAGCTTATGCTGTTTCAGGTTATAAAAATAATGTACCATTGTTGAGCACCGTTTTAGACAACCAATTCTTCGCATTATATCAAGAATACGACGACGTAACTGAAATCGTAGAAGAATTGTACCAAAAGCATTTTGCAATAGCAAAAACTATGGGGTTTACATTGTATTATTAAAACGAATTTATCGCTTATTACAACAATAAAATCAATAAAAGAACAATAATTATAATAGCACCAATCGATAAATAAATACCATTTTTACTATCACGCAAAGAAGATTTTATTACTTTCACTTCTTTTCGAAGTGCTTTTTTTTCTGAAGAAGTCATATCAGACTTATCCATTGCTTTTATTTCTTTCAAACGATCTAACTGAACTTGTACATGTGCTGGCACTTCACTTGGCGCAGTAGCAGGTGTGTTTGAAGGATTACTTGCTGCAGCTGTCATGGTGCTTGGAAAGAAACTTATCGACATAATTAGCATCAATAAGTAAAGTGTTGATTTTTTCATAATAGTATAATATTAGCATTAATTTATAACCATAAAATTATATACTTCTATAAACTAAACTATTATACTATTTTTATAAAAAGTTACAAAAATAACAGCTACACAATCCATTTTTAAGGCAGCGATTTAATCAATCAAAACTACAAATACTTCGCAATGTCTTCCGCCTGAATACTATGATGCGAAACACGATATACTACTTCCCCATTCTTTAAAACAATAATTTGTGGCGATTGATGAATCACACTCAATTCCTCAGCAATAAAATTAGAAACACTTCGGTACGAAAGCAAATCCAAATAATTAAAATCGGCTTTAGCAATCAATACATCATTTCCAATAACCAAGCGCTCTTTCGCATAAGCACTTATACCACAGGTCACGCTATCTTTAAAAATAATTTGAGGTTTTTCATTCGATTTATCAACAATTTCTCTTACTTGTTGTTCTGTAGTAATGGGATTCCAGTTTTTCATAGTTTATATTTTTTTGTTAAACACATAGATACATAAGCTATATGTTTTGTTGATTATAGGCGTTTCACTTTTCATAGTAAACAAAAACTATCCGCATAGTTTATCATACTGTCAAGCATCTCTTAAATGTTGAATTTTGATCAACGAATGATGAATTTTGAACTATTGAACTAAGAACTACACGACAACATAGAACACCCAACTTTATCTCGCGCCCAATCTGGTCTTTTAGCAAACCATTTTTCATATTGCGGTTGTTCGTCGTATGGATTTTTAAGCAACGTATATAATTCGTCAATAAGCGTGTAATCTTCTTTCTCTGCTGCTTCAATGGCTAATTGTGCCATGTAATTTCGTAACACATATTTTGGATTAATGGCATTCATGGCTTGTTTTCGTTCTTCATCTGAACCAACTTCTGCTTTAATTTTCTCCAAATACAATTCCGTCCAATGCAACCAACTCGTTTTTAATGTTAATACAATTTTATCGGGTTGATAAAACGCAAAGGTAATTTTAGCGAATGCTTCATCAGAACTATCTGTTTTTACTATATTGGCCAAGTTGCGATAGAAAATGGTCATATCCGTTTCTGAAGCAGTTAACAAGGAAATTAATTCATCTTGAAAAGAAGTATCATATTCTGCTTGTAATCCTAACTTCTGCTGTTGTAGTATTGGAAACTGGCTATCAAATTGCTGACTATAACTATTCAATACTTGTTCCATTGGAGCAATATCTTCAATCAATGGATACAAAGCATTTCCTAATTGTACCAAATTCCACAAAGCAATATCAGGTTGGTTTTTAAAACGATATCTTCTACCCTCAGCATCCGTAGTATTCGGTGTCCAATCTGGATCATAATCTTCCAACCATCCATACGGACCATAATCAATGGTTAATCCCAGAATCGACATATTATCAGTATTCATTACCCCATGAACAAAACCAACACGTTGCCAATGCAACACCATTTCAACGGTTCGATTGACAACTTCCTGATAAAACTGCAAGTACTTTTCTTTGCCAGAAGTATTAATTTCAGGATAAAAATACTGAATCGTATAATCGGCTAACGCTTTTAAATTCTTACTATCTTTTCGAGCAGCAAACAATTGAAAATTACCAAAACGAATAAACGTAGGTGCTACTCTACAAACAACAGCTCCGTCTTCATAAGCGGCATTTCCGTTGTATAAAACATCACGTAAAACTTTGTCGCCAGTTGTCACCAAAGATAACGAACGAGTGGTTGGCACACCCAAATGATACATCGCTTCACTACACAAATGCTCGCGTATAGAAGAACGTAAAACGGCAAAACCATCAGCTGTTCTCGAATAAGGTGTTTCCCCTGCTCCTTTTAACTGTAATGTCCAACGTTGATTATTATGCAGCATCTCAAATAAATTGATTGCTCTACCATCCCCAAGTTGTCCAGCCCAATTCCCAAATTGATGTCCAGCATACGCCATAGCATACGGTTTGGTATCGGGATAAACAGTACTTCCTGAAACCAAATTTAAAAAATCAAGAGATTGAGTTTCTGCTTGAGAAATCCCTAACAATTGAGACACCTCATCGGCAACATGAAGTAATTTAGGACGTGAAGGAACTCGTGGTGACACAAATGAAAAAACAGCTTCAAAGACTTGTCGTCGTGTATTTGAAACATTTGAATCGGCGGGTAATTGCTGATTGAAAGTATCGTTGAGGTGTAATTTCATTTATTATCGTGTAAAAACTAAGGTGTTTCCTTTAGACAAGTTGGCATCAAAAGCATATCCTTCATAATTGAATTGCTTCAAATCATCTATTGTTTCAGCATTGGTATCAATAATATAGCGCACCATCAAACCTCTGGCTTTTTTAGCGAAGAAACTTATCATTTTTAGCTTTCCATCTTTGTAATCTTTAAATTCAGGTGTAATCACAGGAGCTTTCAATGTTTTAGTATCTACGGCAGAAAAATATTCGTTACTTGCCAAGTTGATGAAAAGTTCGTGTTCTTGCAATTCATCATTTAAAGATTGCGTTACTTTCTTTTTCCAAAACTCATACAAGTTCTTTTTTGTCCCAATAGGCAAAGAAGTGCCCATTTCCAATCGATACGGTTGCATTAAATCCAATGGTTTTAAAATACCATACAAGCCCGAAAGAATACGTAATTTATCTTGAAGAACCGGAAGTTTTTCAACCGGAAGTGTGTAGGCATCTAAACCTGTATAAACATCGCCATCAAAAGCATAAATTGCAGGACGTGCGTTTTCAGCAGTAAAAGGTAAAGACCAATTTTTATTGCGCTCCCAATTTAAATCGGCTAACTTTTCAGAAATGTCCATTAATTCCATTAACTGTTTTGGCTTTTTCTTTTTTAAAGCCTTTTGAATGGTTTCGGCCTCTTTCAAAAACAAACTATCGGTATGCTTTTGAACAGGAAGTGGCGATTCAAAATTTAAGGATTTAGCAGGTGATATAACAATTTTCATACGAATACACTTTATAATTGAATAAGCACAAATAAAAACCTTTATGCTTCTATTTTCAAAAGTACGAAATTAAGAAATAGGGTATTTTAGAATACGATAAATAAAAATTATATCGCAATCAATATTTTATTATAATAGAAAATCCCGAAAGTATCGGGATTTTCTATTTTTATTTTATAGTCTTTGCTTTTTCAGGTTGACCTACAATATCATAAGACATCTTTAAAATACTTTTTAAACTTTCATTGGTTGAATCAATTGAATATGCTTTTTCAAAATCTGGTAATGCTTTTGCAAACATTTCTTTTCTTTTCTTAACAAGCTCATCGTATTTTTTTGCATTGTCTCTGGAGCTATTAATTTCATTAACTATTTTTTCCTCATCTGCTAATAATGCGTATCCAGCATTATAATAAATTTGAAATTCTCCTTTTTTTAACTCTTCATCATTCGGCGCTAATTTTCTAGCTTCTGTATAAGTTAATTTTGCTTTTTCAAGCTCATTATTTTGTGAATATATAAGAGCTAATAGTTTTAAAATTTCAAATTTCTTTGATGCATTCTTAACATCTCTAGGCTTTTCATGAGAACCTAATTTTATAAATTGAGAACGTTCTGTTTTCGAATTAAATTCTTCTTCTTTACCATTTGCTATGCTAATTGCATAATAAGTAAAGCCATTATTCAAATAATCACTGCTAGCATATTCTTCATACATTTTTTGAGCTAACTTATAATCTTCACTTTGTACGGCTAAAATTGAAGCATTTTTAAGAGATTTTCCTTCTTCTTTTGGGTCAAAAGTATATAATGAATAAAATAATGCTGAAGCCTCTTTAAACTTTGAAGTATTATTGAAATTCATAGCTAAAGCCGATAATCCTTTCTTGAATTCTGCTTTTTCTTGAATTAATTCCTCTGAATATATTTTTTTTCCTGATTTTGTTTCAAAATCAATAGTTTCATTGATAACAGCACCATATTGTTTTATAAACTCTGGATTATAGAGTTTCATTTGATCTTGCATTGTTGCTTTATCTCCTTTAGAAGCTAATTCAATAGTTGGATACATTACCATATAAAACTTTGCATAAACTTTATCCGATTCTTCAGCCGCTAAAGTATTTAAAGCATCGCTTGCTGTTTTGTATGCTTCTAGATCCTTAACTGAAATAGTTTCTTTAGCATATATTTTTTTTAAAGTTTTTAACTCTTCTTTTTGAGCAAATGTTGCAACCGATAACAATAGTGCTGCACTTAATACTAATTTTTTCATGTTTTTAAAATGTGGGTTAAACAAAAGCCCAAAATAAATTTGGGCCTTATCCTTTTTATTCTTGTGTTTCTTCCTCAGTCGAATCTACATCTGTGTTATTATCTGCCTCATTTATTTCTCCGTTTTCATCTAAAATAACTTCTTCATCTTCGCGAAGCACCTTCGTTACAGCGGCAATAGAATCGTTCCCCTTAATGTTGATTAATTTAACACCTTGAGTTGCTCTTCCCATTACTCTTAAATCAGACACCATCATTCTAATGGTTAAGCCCGATTTGTTGATAATCATTAAATCATCATCGTCAGTTACATTATTAATTGCAATTAACGCACCCGTTTTTTCGGTAATGTTTAATGTTTTTACTCCTTTTCCACCACGATTTGTAATTCGGTACACGTCTTCTCCGTCGTCGTCCACTAATTTGGTACGTTTTCCATAACCATTTTCGGTAACTACTAAAATTTGAGTTTCGTTTACGTCTTCTTTGTTAACGGTTACGATTCCAATTACTTCATCGTTGTCATCAGCTAGAGTAATTCCTCTAACACCAGATGCAGTTCTTCCCATTGGACGTGTTTTTTCTTCTTCAAAACGCACAATTTTACCTGATTTTCCAGCAATTAATACTTGGCTTGAACCGTTGGTTAATTTTGCTCCTAATAACTCGTCTCCATCTTTAATTGTAATCGCCGCAACACCGTTTATACGAGGTCTAGAATATTTTTCTAAAGATGTTTTCTTAACCTGGCCTTGCTTTGTAACCATAATTAAGTTGTGACTCTCAATATACTCTTGGTCTTTTAAGTCTTGTGTACAGATAAATGCTTTAACTTTATCATCACTTTCAATGTTGATTAAGTTTTGAATCGCACGACCTTTACTTGCTTTGGTTCCTTCTGGAATTTCGTATACACGCATCCAGTAACATTTACCTTTTTGCGTGAAATACATTAAATATTGGTGATTGGTTGCCACAAATAAATGTTCTAAGAAATCTTGATCTCTTGTTCCAGCAGATTTTTGTCCAACTCCTCCTCTATTTTGTGTTTTATATTCTGATAACGAAGTACGTTTGATGTAACCTGCATGTGAAATAGTAATTACTACGCTTTCATCCGCAATTAAATCTTCTATACTTACATCGCCACCAGAATATTCAATTCTTGAACGACGCTCATCACCATATTTATCTCTGATTTCTGTCAATTCGTCTTTAATTACTTGCATTCTCATTTCTTTGCTTGCTAGTAATTCTTTTAAATACGTAATCAATTTCATGATTTCTTCGTATTCAGCACGTAATTTATCTTGTTCTAGACCTGTCAATTGTCTTAAACGCATTTCTACAATAGCGCGTGCTTGAATTTCCGATAATTTAAAACGCTCAATTAACTTAGTTCTCGCTTCATCTCCATCTTTAGAAGCTCTAATAATTTTGATTACTTCATCAATATTATCAGAAGCAATAATTAAACCTTCTAAGATATGTGCTCTTTCTTCTGCTTTTCTTAAATCAAATTGAGCTCTTCGAACAACAACATCGTGGCGATGTTCGACAAAATGATAAATCAAATCTTTAAGATTTAACATTTGAGGACGACCTTTAACCAATGCAATATTGTTTACACTAAATGAAGCTTGTAATTGCGTATATTTATAAAGTGTATTTAGAACGACATTAGGAACTGCATCACGTTTTAATTCATATACCACACGCATACCATTTCTATCCGATTCATCACGAATATTCGATATACCTTCAATTTTCTTATCATTAACTAAATCGGCAGTATGTTTGATCATATTTGCCTTGTTTACTTGGTAAGGAATTTCAGTCACAATGATAGCTTCTCTACCATTAACTTCTTCAAAACCAACCTTAGCACGCATTACAATACGACCTCTACCTGTTTTGAATGCTTCTCTTACACCTTCGTAACCATAAATAATACCTCCTGTTGGAAAATCAGGAGCTTTAATATGATTGATTAGCTCATCAATTTCAATATCATGATTATCTATGTAAGCTAAAATACCGTCCACTACTTCCGTTAAGTTGTGAGGAGCCATATTTGTTGCCATACCTACCGCAATACCTGAAGCCCCATTTACTAATAAAGTAGGGATTTTTGTTGGCATAACCGTCGGCTCTTGCAATGTATCGTCAAAGTTTAATTGAAAATCTACTGTTTCTTTATCAATATCCGCCAACATTTCTTCCGAAATCTTTTTCATTCTGGCCTCTGTATAACGCATTGCTGCGGGACTATCTCCATCAACAGAACCAAAGTTACCTTGTCCATCAACCAATAAGTAACGCATACTC
Proteins encoded in this region:
- the yaaA gene encoding peroxide stress protein YaaA; protein product: MKIVISPAKSLNFESPLPVQKHTDSLFLKEAETIQKALKKKKPKQLMELMDISEKLADLNWERNKNWSLPFTAENARPAIYAFDGDVYTGLDAYTLPVEKLPVLQDKLRILSGLYGILKPLDLMQPYRLEMGTSLPIGTKKNLYEFWKKKVTQSLNDELQEHELFINLASNEYFSAVDTKTLKAPVITPEFKDYKDGKLKMISFFAKKARGLMVRYIIDTNAETIDDLKQFNYEGYAFDANLSKGNTLVFTR
- the gyrA gene encoding DNA gyrase subunit A translates to MSEGEKLIPINIEDEMKSAYIDYSMSVIVSRALPDVRDGLKPVHRRVLYGMYDLGVNSRSAHKKSARIVGEVLGKYHPHGDTSVYDAMVRMAQEWSMRYLLVDGQGNFGSVDGDSPAAMRYTEARMKKISEEMLADIDKETVDFQLNFDDTLQEPTVMPTKIPTLLVNGASGIAVGMATNMAPHNLTEVVDGILAYIDNHDIEIDELINHIKAPDFPTGGIIYGYEGVREAFKTGRGRIVMRAKVGFEEVNGREAIIVTEIPYQVNKANMIKHTADLVNDKKIEGISNIRDESDRNGMRVVYELKRDAVPNVVLNTLYKYTQLQASFSVNNIALVKGRPQMLNLKDLIYHFVEHRHDVVVRRAQFDLRKAEERAHILEGLIIASDNIDEVIKIIRASKDGDEARTKLIERFKLSEIQARAIVEMRLRQLTGLEQDKLRAEYEEIMKLITYLKELLASKEMRMQVIKDELTEIRDKYGDERRSRIEYSGGDVSIEDLIADESVVITISHAGYIKRTSLSEYKTQNRGGVGQKSAGTRDQDFLEHLFVATNHQYLMYFTQKGKCYWMRVYEIPEGTKASKGRAIQNLINIESDDKVKAFICTQDLKDQEYIESHNLIMVTKQGQVKKTSLEKYSRPRINGVAAITIKDGDELLGAKLTNGSSQVLIAGKSGKIVRFEEEKTRPMGRTASGVRGITLADDNDEVIGIVTVNKEDVNETQILVVTENGYGKRTKLVDDDGEDVYRITNRGGKGVKTLNITEKTGALIAINNVTDDDDLMIINKSGLTIRMMVSDLRVMGRATQGVKLINIKGNDSIAAVTKVLREDEEVILDENGEINEADNNTDVDSTEEETQE